The following are from one region of the Bactrocera oleae isolate idBacOlea1 chromosome 6, idBacOlea1, whole genome shotgun sequence genome:
- the LOC106627965 gene encoding dynein regulatory complex subunit 2, with protein sequence MDPAELIDMAKRATELKSVNYLEDVPQPEAAPVKKKKKKLTKAQKRELRLQRELEFKKLEITEHLKRELELSKRSAKRGKEDWEEICREIKIEELKTEVLEWSKKTHRVMQQKDEKVQSLLADIESTQELHKRNFESHLQVLDFAISCYNTLLDVSKQLYESEAQQLIEEFKDELNAHQKIQDGFRVNCENIMHATNLVVENQMLTDYEIFVEKQDNEVNTEIEKRFGLRDAVIAKMKTLHKQLSDFINSLVNVSFDTKKYEHIHMLMDRQRNFVTESRRLNDIEFRLTRTAGELQRDLVHNEVEAQRKLTDLRLEQEYFLQVRKGIERNINYDRNVTFQKLQTLSGECYGMQKDYQKLLKYGELLLSHAANCRKLQTESEKVVAPKDEDEASVDDATFQLEALNLKTHTDMSEEELSKHMHLMKNFWHRQALASTQNLLLAKEKRELLEENQKYKDFIKLMSKRENIDDMLKTFTVTPLLVPKESECLKGNFLK encoded by the exons atggaCCCGGCTGAGCTTATAGATATGGCGAAACGAGCCACTGAATTGAAAAGTGTCAATTATTTAGAAGACGTACCACAACCAGAAGCGGCGCCGgtcaaaaagaagaaaaagaagttGACCAAAGCACAAAAACGTGAGTTGCGACTACAAAGGGAGCTGGAGTTTAAGAAATTGGAGATAACG gaACATCTCAAACGTGAGCTCGAATTATCTAAACGTTCGGCGAAAAGAGGCAAAGAGGATTGGGAGGAAATATGTCGAGAGATTAAAATTGAGGAATTAAAGACCGAGGTTTTG GAGTGGTCGAAGAAAACCCATCGTGTTATGCAACAGAAAGATGAAAAAGTCCAAAGCCTACTTGCTGATATAGAGTCCACACAGGAGTTGCACAAACGGAACTTTGAAAGTCATTTGCAGGTGTTGGATTTCGCCATCA GTTGCTACAACACTTTGCTCGATGTTTCCAAGCAACTCTACGAATCTGAGGCTCAGCAACTTATCGAAGAGTTCAAGGACGAACTGAACGCACATCAAAAGATACAGGATGGCTTCCGAGTCAATTGTGAAAACATTATGCACGCCACGAATTTGGTAGTGGAAAATCAAATGCTTACCGACTACGAGATCTTCGTGGAGAAACAGGATAACGAAGTGAATACAGAAATTGAGAAGCGTTTTGGCTTACGCGACGCGGTAATAGCCAAAATGAAAACACTACACAAACAACTAAGCGACTTCATCAACTCGCTGGTGAATGTCTCGTTCGACACGAAAAAATacgaacacatacacatgttGATGGATCGTCAACGAAATTTCGTCACCGAATCACGACGTCTGAATGATATTGAATTTCGGCTGACACGCACAGCCGGCGAATTGCAACGCGATTTGGTGCATAATGAAGTAGAGGCGCAACGGAAGCTCACGGACTTGCGCCTAGAGCAGGAGTATTTCTTACAGGTACGCAAGGGTATCGAACGAAACATCAATTACGATCGGAATGTCACATTTCAGAAGTTACAAACGCTCTCTGGCGAATGTTATGGCATGCAGAAG GACTACCAAAAACTGCTTAAATACGGCGAGCTGTTACTCTCACATGCAGCCAATTGCCGAAAATTACAAACAGAATCGGAAAAGGTTGTCGCTCCCAAGGACGAAGATGAGGCTTCCGTCGATGATGCAACATTTCAACTCGAAGCTCTTAACTTGAAGACACATACTGATATGTCCGAGGAG GAGCTTTCGAAGCACATGCatctaatgaaaaatttttggcaTCGTCAAGCGCTCGCTTCCACACAAAATCTGCTCTTAGCCAAAGAGAAACGTGAACTATTGGAAGAGAATCAGAAATATAAGGATTTCATAAAGCTCATGAGCAAACGAGAGAACATTGATGATATGTTGAAAACATTTACAGTGACGCCGCTGTTAGTGCCGAAGGAGTCGGAATGTTTGAAAGGAAACTTTTTGAAATGA